The genomic interval AGTTCATCAAGCAATCTTGCTAGAATATATATCTCGTGCTGCAGACATCTTGCTGACCGCTGACTCAGATCTGTTCAGATTCAACTTCTAACATCAATAGGCTTCTGTGTCGAAACGCCACTACTACTACAGCTGGATCTGCCTTTCTGCCAACAACGGCTCAGCAATACATCATCTAGCTTTCTGCTCGCTGCTCAGAATCTGCACCTGAATCTGCACCAAACTCTGTACGAGACTCAGCACAGTAGCGCGGCCGACGTGAAGAAATGCAGTTCCGCCTTTCACCGAATGTCCGTTGAGCCCACCACATGCTCGTTTGTTGGCAGTCGGAAATTATTGTTTCTAACAGCGATAGATTATTGAACAACCAGAGTACCATTTATTGATAAAGGTCGGCAATCGACCGCAATTCACAGATATCAATAAGTGCGTTGTCGACCTATCAATTCACATGAATTCGTCAGGTCTATAAACAGACATTTATCAAGCAAATTGTAGGCCTTTATTCCTACCTGCGATCAATCCATAATGCCAAACGCCATATCCAGCAACCGAAACGACTAAAAACCATTCCAATCCACCCATCCACAACTTCATTCCCTACTCtaattcatcttctccaaccctCGCACCTACTCGATTTTGGATTTACTCCTTCAATAACGGTCACCGCCAGTCCTCCTGTTCCTGTGGGCGACACTAGCTCAGGATCTCTACCGGCTCCATTTAATACCATCTGCATACCTCGCTGCGACAACTTATCGACTCAGCCTAGAAAGCTGGAATGCAacgttcttcctcccctttctcttACTGGTCAATCTGCCGACACGCCTTTTTTAGAAGGCCAGGGCCTCTTTAGGATTTCACTGAAAGGAGAAATAATTCTTCTCAGAAGTAGACAGCATAATCTGTCGGCATATCAGTAGGCACGCGTCGGTCGGATAGTGAGCGGTAGTCCTTCATGAGATATGTTCAGGCCGATTACATCTTACAGCTTACAAAGGAAGCCCTCTTCGCGCTTTGTTGATCCTCGATTTGCTCTAAATCACGATACACCACGAGGTTCTAAGGCCTTTGATATCCTTTCATGCTATTCTGGATTTCCCTCGAACTACAGCAGACATCTTGGGTGAAGATACTCTGAGTAAGCTAGTAAATGAAATAATAATTAACAATGAGCGGCACAAGGTGCGAGAACGGCGGTACGGAGCAGGACTGTGAAGAGTGGTGAATTGGTCGCGAGGAATGGCACTGGGCATAGTGAAAGTCGTGAGGAAGGTTGAGTATGCTGTCTTTAGAGATTAAAGAAGGGGCACCAGGAAAGGATGAATGCGTCCTAGTAAGCTGTTGTGCTATCTTAGTCGAAGTTTGATAATGAAGCAAGACTATTGTCATGTATGAATTCTGTAAATCTTTCCTGGTCACATTTACTACAAACGCTCCGGCATTGCTGCGACTGACTATCCTACAACGTGAGGGTTTCTGATATAAAGGCTAATCAACATTTTCTGAGCGCGGGGACACAACATCAAAAGACTAAATGCACATTGGTGGGGTCGAGTACCGGCTCGACATATATAATGATACAACATTTTACTTGTTCTATATTGTATTAATAAGAGTAAAGAGGTGCTAAAGTTGAACACTTACAAAATTGAAACCATACCTGGTGTTGGAAGGGCTGACAGGGCCGAGGTAGCTGTTGGTGGGAGGCGACATGGCGATACCGTGCGAGGACCTAGCGATGTGGGCCAAGTCGACGCCTGCAATTAAGGACAAGTCAGCATAAGTAAAAGCGGAGATGGATATGAAAACCAACCCTGCTTCTTGTGGAGGACACCCTCCCTATAGagcctcatcttctctctctcttcatcactcaccgcactcatcctcctccccatcccaGGCCTGTCGCCAGAGTCAAGGCTGCTCATACTATCGGTGGGGCTGGTAGCAATATTACTCTGGCCCTGGATACTCCCTCTTTTGCCAAGGTCCATCGGCTTAAAGTCATTGCCAGAGTCGGTGACAGGCATCGCACCGACAGGATCATTGATCTCTTCATCGAGGTCAAAAACGTCGGAAGACGGGAGTTCGTCTAGAGCGGCTTCAGCCTCGGCCTCACCGTCAAGACGGCCGGAAGCTTCGTCATCGCCTTTACGGGCGGTAGATCCCCAGTTATGGGCGCCATCGCCGTTCTTGTGGTTCCACTGGGTCTTGTCGAGACCAGTGCGGGAATGACGGTCCTTGAGGACGGCAGCGGGGTATTGGTTGCGCTGTTGGGTCAGTGCGTAGTGGGGTGACATGGAAAGATGGGATAGGTGGAGCGAGAAGGAATGGTGGGGAATAGATCGTAGACGAAACAAGGGTAAAAGcaagatgggaagaaaagatagGCGCGGAGTGGAGTAGTCCGGTTAGACAGGAGACGGTCACGGGGACATACAATAAGGGCGCAGCACGGTGGTAAAAGACATTCCAGATGAAGATACCATGGTGAAGGCACATTTACGTGAGGCCGTAGGAGGGCAGCGGTCCACAGCGCATAGAGGACAGGCAGACAAACAGTGATTGGTAGGATTGGAGACGAAGCGGAAGGACAGTTGTTAGCCTGGTCCAAACTTGGCATGCAGCTCCACTGCGGTATTGAGATGGAGACGTCACCAGCTCGGGCGGTGGAGCGGCCAAAACTCACCTCAGTCCTAGTCATGATGGCAGGCGTCAGAGTAGTTGTTGTGTTTATTGGCTGGTTGGAGTGATGTTGTGAGAAAGCAATAAGAGGTGCAGACAGGAAGGATCGCAGACCGGTGTCGGCcgtatatatatacatggGAGGGCCAAGTTATCGAGTCGAGCTGCGATAGGTCATCTGCTGTCGTCACATCACAACAGCAGAGATCGGGTGCCGCAGCTGGGTCACAAGACCAGAACGGTTGCGGCCGGGCTCGCATTTCCCCGCGGGGTCAGGGCTATCAACCAGGCACCGCTCGGCATTTCACCTCGATCACCGCAGATTGGCACCGCCAAGGTGGATCCAACAAGAAGTTACGTATGCATCCGATCAGACGCTTGGTATCTACTATCTCTATGGCCTCTCTCATCTTACAGCTCGTCGTGGTGCACAGGTGGCGCATACTTTAATATATCGGAGAGTTCTACAGAGGATTAATACGGTTGACATGCATGCGGAAAATGCTTGACTTACTCTGTCTAGTCTCTGAGGATACTGCTGTGGGGAAAACGACAGAATATTCAATGAACATGTCCCCCGGCGGAATGTCCATGTACGATGGCATCTAATAACAATAGATCAGATTCGCAAAACAATTAGGGTGCTAGAATTCTTACACCCTCTCCTTCGATCACTTCTACTTCTCCAGGCTGGGTCGTTCCTGTCCGTGACAATGTAATTGTACGACCATCAAGATGCGTCAAGCGTCTCTCAAATCCAAGCAATGCCTGTCCGAAAATAACGCTTCAGCCAAGTTCTTTCTGTTTCCACCAAACAGGGATTTACCTCAGCCACACTCAATGTTACCCTTCCCAAAatcccattctccttcctcctccacgcCCCTTCACCCTCGTTCAACTTACTCCTCACCCGTACCACTACATCGCCCGCTTCCATATCAATCTGTTCATCCGCTTCTCCATGGAAAACCTCCTCAAATCCTTCGGGTGCACCGGCAGGAATGTGTAGAGCGAGAGTGTGCTGGGTTTGAACAGTTTTTTCAGAGTGGCAGACATGACATGAGCGGGTGATTTGTTTGCCTTTACCATTACAATGAGGGCACCTTTCAAGCAAAAGCATTAGTGGATGAGCCTGCTGAGAGGGTTGGTTGCGATGACTCACGTCATTTGGACATTGGTGAACATTCCGGGGAAGACCTGATGTCGCTGGACGACCACTCCTTGTCCTCCACACTTGTTACATGAATGAATATCCTTCTCAGACTCCGCTCCTGATCCGTGACAATGAGGGCAAATGACTCGTCGAGGTATTTGGAACTGCAATCAACAAGCATTAGCAATTATTTCAAAAAGCTTCCTTCAAGGAGAACGTACCTCCAACGTTCTGCCTGTGTACAGGTCCGCCAAGGAAACCTCAACATTCGTGATCAATCCAGGACCTTTCTGCTCTTGTGCAGCACCTACGAATCCCAAGGTCAGTAAATCGTCCCCCACAGTAAAGGGCATCAATCGCCCCCCCTCACCCCATCACCTCGTTCACGCCGCTCCTTACtaatcctcttcccataGCAAAGCGAATGAAGACTAACCTCCTCCAAAGAATCTGGCAAACGGATCTTGGCTTCCGCCAGATTTTTGAGCTTCATGTTGCTTCAAACCCTGCTCGCCATGTCTGTCGTAAATCGTCCTTGTCTCAGAGTTTGACAGGACCTCATAAGCTATACACAGTCACCGTAAGCCCCAGAACG from Cryptococcus neoformans var. neoformans B-3501A chromosome 9, whole genome shotgun sequence carries:
- a CDS encoding hypothetical protein (Match to ESTs gb|CF193904.1|CF193904, gb|CF191730.1|CF191730), with product MYIYTADTGLRSFLSAPLIAFSQHHSNQPINTTTTLTPAIMTRTEVSFGRSTARAGDVSISIPQWSCMPSLDQANNCPSASSPILPITVCLPVLYALWTAALLRPHVNVPSPWYLHLECLLPPCCALIRNQYPAAVLKDRHSRTGLDKTQWNHKNGDGAHNWGSTARKGDDEASGRLDGEAEAEAALDELPSSDVFDLDEEINDPVGAMPVTDSGNDFKPMDLGKRGSIQGQSNIATSPTDSMSSLDSGDRPGMGRRMSAVSDEEREKMRLYREGVLHKKQGVDLAHIARSSHGIAMSPPTNSYLGPVSPSNTRYGFNFVSVQL
- a CDS encoding hypothetical protein (HMMPfam hit to DnaJ, DnaJ domain, score: 127.1, E(): 4e-35; HMMPfam hit to DnaJ_CXXCXGXG, DnaJ central domain (4 repeats), score: 90.9, E(): 3.1e-24); the encoded protein is MLPTTLFFLLTLALLGGCLAESLYNVLGVRKDASDADIKKAYRKLSKKYHPDINPDEAAHEKFIQVSKAYEVLSNSETRTIYDRHGEQGLKQHEAQKSGGSQDPFARFFGGGAAQEQKGPGLITNVEVSLADLYTGRTLEFQIPRRVICPHCHGSGAESEKDIHSCNKCGGQGVVVQRHQVFPGMFTNVQMTCPHCNGKGKQITRSCHVCHSEKTVQTQHTLALHIPAGAPEGFEEVFHGEADEQIDMEAGDVVVRVRSKLNEGEGAWRRKENGILGRVTLSVAEALLGFERRLTHLDGRTITLSRTGTTQPGEVEVIEGEGMPSYMDIPPGDMFIEYSVVFPTAVSSETRQKLSDILKYAPPVHHDEL